A region from the Paenibacillus humicola genome encodes:
- a CDS encoding ABC transporter ATP-binding protein yields the protein MARILEVTQLTTSFKKDNGRYPVVDGLHLHVEEGETLGIVGESGCGKSVTSLSIMRLVAPPGQIGRESQILFKGTDLNRLSEREMRGIRGNEMAMIFQEPMTSLNPVHTIGMQIGEALKIHLRLGRAEARRRAVDLLTQVGIPRAEQVADAYPHHLSGGMRQRVMIAIAMSCSPKLLIADEPTTALDVTIQAQILDLMKRLQAETRMSVLMITHDLGVVAETCDRIMVMYAGKVVEEGPVRSIFDQPSHPYTKGLLASVPALDARKQRLYSIPGSVPGFHEMPAGCRFAPRCAEAIDICRIKEPELEMIGTKHSCRCFVAQEGGVPA from the coding sequence ATGGCCCGAATCTTGGAGGTCACTCAGCTGACGACCAGCTTTAAAAAGGATAACGGACGCTACCCCGTCGTGGACGGGCTTCACCTGCATGTCGAAGAGGGAGAAACCTTGGGCATTGTCGGCGAGTCCGGCTGCGGCAAGAGCGTCACGTCGCTTTCGATTATGAGGCTCGTCGCCCCTCCCGGACAAATCGGGCGGGAAAGCCAAATTTTGTTTAAAGGCACGGATTTGAACCGGCTATCGGAGCGTGAAATGCGCGGCATTCGCGGTAATGAGATGGCGATGATTTTCCAGGAACCGATGACCTCCCTGAATCCGGTTCATACGATCGGCATGCAAATCGGGGAAGCGCTGAAGATCCACCTGAGGCTGGGTCGGGCGGAAGCGCGAAGGCGGGCGGTCGACTTGCTGACCCAGGTTGGGATTCCGCGGGCGGAGCAGGTGGCCGATGCTTATCCGCACCATTTGTCCGGCGGTATGAGACAGCGCGTCATGATTGCCATCGCTATGTCCTGCTCGCCCAAGCTGCTCATTGCGGACGAACCGACCACTGCGCTGGATGTCACGATTCAGGCGCAAATTCTCGATTTAATGAAACGGCTCCAGGCGGAAACCCGCATGTCCGTCCTCATGATTACCCATGATCTCGGGGTCGTTGCCGAAACTTGCGACCGGATCATGGTCATGTATGCGGGAAAGGTGGTGGAAGAAGGGCCGGTCCGGTCCATCTTCGATCAGCCTTCGCATCCTTATACGAAGGGGCTTCTGGCATCCGTGCCCGCATTGGACGCCAGGAAGCAGCGCTTGTACTCGATTCCGGGCAGCGTCCCCGGCTTTCACGAAATGCCGGCGGGCTGCCGGTTCGCGCCGCGCTGCGCGGAGGCGATCGACATTTGCCGGATAAAGGAGCCGGAATTGGAGATGATCGGGACGAAGCATTCGTGCCGCTGCTTTGTTGCTCAGGAGGGGGGCGTGCCGGCATGA
- a CDS encoding ABC transporter ATP-binding protein yields the protein MSGTHLLKVSGLTKHFPGESDLFGRPTGYVRAVDGVDFAVRSGSTLGIVGESGCGKSTTGRAILRLIEPTSGEIEFDGIHLTKLSSKDMRRMRRHMAIVFQDPFASLNPRMTIRETLAEPLEIFNVGTPKERMKQIEELLEIVGMNRSHLKRYPHEFSGGQRQRIGIARALATKPKLVVADEPVSALDVSIQSQVLNLMQELQRSFGLTYLFISHDLSVVRHISDRVGVMYLGRMMELADKDDLYEEPLHPYTQALLSAVPRQHPDQVRERIILQGDLPSPASPPSGCAFHPRCRECMDICRTQVPEWKEAKPNHFTACHLYA from the coding sequence ATGAGCGGAACGCATCTGCTGAAGGTATCGGGTTTAACGAAGCATTTTCCCGGAGAAAGCGATCTGTTCGGCCGGCCGACCGGGTACGTCAGAGCTGTCGACGGCGTCGATTTCGCCGTTCGATCCGGCAGCACGCTCGGCATTGTCGGGGAAAGCGGGTGCGGCAAATCGACGACCGGCCGGGCGATCCTGCGGCTCATCGAACCGACCTCCGGAGAAATCGAATTCGACGGCATCCATTTGACGAAGCTTTCGAGCAAGGACATGCGCAGGATGAGACGGCACATGGCGATCGTCTTCCAAGACCCGTTCGCCTCGCTCAATCCGAGAATGACGATCCGGGAAACGCTGGCCGAGCCGCTTGAGATTTTCAACGTCGGTACGCCCAAGGAACGCATGAAGCAGATCGAAGAGCTGCTCGAAATCGTCGGGATGAACCGAAGCCACCTGAAACGGTACCCGCACGAATTCAGCGGCGGGCAGCGGCAGCGGATCGGCATCGCCCGCGCGCTCGCCACGAAGCCGAAGCTTGTCGTGGCGGATGAGCCCGTGTCCGCGCTGGACGTATCCATCCAATCTCAGGTGCTGAACCTGATGCAGGAGCTGCAGCGGTCGTTCGGGCTGACCTATCTGTTCATCTCGCACGACCTGAGCGTAGTGCGTCATATTAGCGACCGGGTCGGAGTGATGTATTTGGGACGGATGATGGAGCTTGCCGACAAGGACGATTTGTACGAGGAGCCGCTGCATCCCTACACGCAGGCGCTGCTGTCGGCCGTGCCGAGGCAGCACCCCGACCAGGTGCGGGAACGGATCATTTTGCAGGGCGATCTGCCGAGCCCGGCGAGCCCTCCTTCTGGCTGCGCTTTTCATCCGCGCTGCAGGGAATGCATGGATATTTGCAGGACGCAGGTCCCGGAATGGAAGGAAGCGAAGCCGAACCATTTTACGGCCTGTCATTTATATGCGTAA